Proteins from a genomic interval of Clostridium sp. 'deep sea':
- a CDS encoding ABC transporter permease: MSKDLKKYTDDQFTFAHSAQQELKDDKFETEPVGFFKDAGIRFRKNKASIIAAGIIIVIVMMALIGPSMTKYSFREQRIDLAYLPARIPGIEKLGIFDGTREKRVRASKIDTEYKDSIIKVVKEYEMYGVKMADIKFDDYAYRGVKDKYFLFGTDYVGRDQWTRIWRGTRVSLLIALISMLVNIFIGVVYGAISGYYGGTVDLVMQRFTEVLNGVPRTVVMILFILYFGAGILPIALALCLKGWIGMSRMIRAQFYRYKRMEYVLASRTLGAKDMTLIFRHILPNAIGILITKAALAIPSAIFSESFLAYLGLGVQAPEPSIGVLLAEGQKVLVQFPHLTLFPALVISLLMISFNLFGNGLRDAFDPTQRGIE, translated from the coding sequence ATGAGTAAAGACCTCAAGAAATATACAGATGACCAATTTACCTTTGCCCACTCTGCTCAACAAGAGCTCAAAGACGATAAGTTCGAAACAGAGCCAGTAGGTTTTTTTAAGGATGCTGGTATCAGGTTTAGAAAAAATAAAGCTTCAATTATAGCAGCGGGAATTATAATTGTCATTGTTATGATGGCTTTAATAGGACCAAGTATGACTAAATACAGCTTTAGAGAACAGAGAATAGACTTAGCTTATTTACCAGCCCGAATACCTGGGATAGAGAAACTTGGTATATTTGATGGTACAAGAGAAAAGCGAGTTAGAGCTTCGAAAATTGATACAGAATATAAAGATAGTATTATTAAAGTTGTAAAAGAGTATGAGATGTACGGCGTAAAAATGGCAGATATTAAATTCGATGATTATGCCTACCGTGGCGTTAAAGATAAATATTTTTTATTTGGTACAGATTATGTTGGACGAGACCAATGGACCAGAATTTGGCGTGGAACACGTGTGTCATTGCTAATTGCTTTAATTTCAATGCTGGTTAATATTTTCATTGGTGTAGTATATGGTGCTATATCAGGCTACTATGGTGGTACAGTTGACCTTGTTATGCAACGTTTTACGGAGGTGTTAAACGGTGTACCACGAACAGTAGTAATGATTTTATTTATCCTTTATTTTGGTGCTGGTATTTTGCCAATAGCTTTAGCACTATGTCTAAAGGGATGGATTGGCATGAGCCGCATGATTCGTGCTCAGTTTTACAGATATAAACGAATGGAATATGTATTAGCATCAAGAACTTTGGGTGCTAAAGATATGACCTTAATATTTAGACATATTTTGCCTAATGCAATTGGTATTTTAATTACTAAAGCGGCTTTAGCTATTCCTTCAGCTATTTTTAGTGAGTCGTTTTTGGCTTATTTGGGTTTAGGTGTACAGGCTCCTGAGCCATCAATTGGGGTATTGTTAGCGGAGGGGCAAAAGGTTTTAGTTCAATTTCCACATTTAACATTGTTCCCTGCACTAGTAATATCATTGCTCATGATTTCGTTTAACCTCTTTGGTAATGGATTACGTGATGCGTTTGATCCTACCCAACGTGGTATAGAGTAG